One genomic segment of Chitinophaga sancti includes these proteins:
- a CDS encoding TonB-dependent receptor: protein MRKIILLICIISLLPGVLLAQHRVITGAVRDIQGPLPGVTVAEKGVPTNGMITDAAGKFKLTLKGSSNILVFRYLGFVTRELNVAGKNDGIDVTLASDNQALDEVVVVGYGKTTRITSTGSVNTINAAEIRNVPTANVQNALSGRLPGFFSQQSSGQPGKDASDFYIRGVSSLNPAGNKPLIIVDDVEYTYDQLQQINVNEIASISVLKDASTTAIYGIKGANGVLVVTTRRGKLGKPQINVRVEGGTQTPTKIPKFLDAYESARLINQADANDGLTAEFTQADLDAYKNHTDPYGHPDVNWYDAIFKQFSFQQNTNLDISGGNETVKYFISGGAMNQNGLVRTFPDPRGTVNTNYNFKRYNFRSNLDLRANKTLTMRLDVTTRFSTTNSPNLSANSALSEVFDFSKLTPFTAPFLNPDGSYAYAYSRFNTGHLPTLNARLATGGYQNAKRTDYNIVFNATQQLNKITDGLSISARIAYSSQEQYTRGTGNFGSIPSYHYDPTDKSYTLNPAGTYVFSNIYYSGNTNIYTNNVNLQFFSNYDRTFNQKHHVTGLLLLNQQSQTYDAYDNLDAASVGVPAKFQGVSGSANYEYDGKYLVDLKAAYNGTDRFAASHRFGLFPAIGLGYNLSGEKFFKEAFPVFGLFKIRGSYGIVGSDVAPNNRYIYAQNYIQNGSTYPFGESPSNYTMFYEGNLANSNVVWEKQKETNLAIDINMLKNNKLSATIEVFRNIRYDQLIVPNNVPDIIGVGLPAVNIGRTQNQGFDGQIGYHSSIGNVQWGANFVFSYAKNKILYQSEASPAYPWLSHTGKPLNQPFGYHSLGYYTQEDIDHVNVYMASNGGSNAGNKTVAVPDNGLPLHAGDLKYQDLNGDGFINVFDQRAIGHPNLPNTNLGMNLQASYKGFSLSVLLQGSFNYSFIITGTGIEPFIGQFQPVHMEAWTPETAGSAKYPRLTTNKSSVNSPTYYPSDYWLVNAHYIRLKTVDLGYQFPTKMLPFHLNSARVYMSAYNLFTWDNYRKYQQDPEISTNTAGDAYINQRVVNLGVQLSL from the coding sequence ATGCGGAAAATAATACTGCTGATTTGTATAATATCTTTACTCCCCGGCGTGCTACTGGCGCAGCACCGGGTGATTACCGGCGCTGTGCGTGATATTCAGGGGCCGCTGCCTGGTGTAACGGTGGCTGAGAAAGGGGTACCTACGAATGGGATGATCACTGATGCAGCGGGTAAATTCAAACTGACTTTAAAAGGATCTTCCAATATTCTCGTGTTCCGTTATCTCGGTTTTGTGACAAGAGAACTGAATGTGGCAGGCAAGAATGATGGAATAGATGTCACACTGGCTTCGGATAACCAGGCATTGGATGAGGTAGTGGTAGTAGGTTATGGTAAGACAACCCGTATCACCAGTACAGGCTCTGTCAACACCATCAATGCGGCTGAAATCAGGAACGTACCTACTGCTAATGTGCAGAATGCACTGTCTGGCAGATTACCGGGTTTCTTCTCTCAACAGTCATCTGGTCAGCCGGGTAAAGATGCGTCTGACTTTTATATCCGTGGTGTGAGTTCACTGAACCCTGCTGGTAATAAACCTTTGATCATCGTGGATGATGTGGAATATACCTATGATCAGTTGCAACAGATCAACGTAAATGAAATTGCCTCTATCTCCGTATTGAAAGATGCCAGCACTACTGCCATCTATGGTATTAAAGGCGCAAATGGGGTACTGGTAGTGACTACCCGTCGGGGTAAACTGGGTAAACCGCAGATCAACGTACGTGTGGAAGGTGGTACACAAACACCGACAAAGATTCCCAAGTTCCTGGATGCATATGAGTCTGCACGCCTTATCAACCAGGCAGATGCGAATGATGGACTGACGGCAGAGTTCACACAGGCAGACCTGGATGCATATAAAAATCATACCGATCCTTATGGACATCCGGATGTAAACTGGTACGATGCGATCTTCAAACAATTCAGTTTTCAGCAGAATACCAACCTGGATATCTCAGGAGGTAATGAAACAGTAAAGTACTTCATCTCAGGTGGTGCCATGAACCAGAATGGACTGGTACGTACTTTCCCTGATCCACGTGGTACAGTGAATACCAACTACAATTTCAAGAGATACAATTTCAGGTCTAACCTGGATCTGAGAGCAAATAAGACACTGACGATGCGACTGGATGTGACCACGCGTTTTTCAACAACGAATTCACCGAACCTGTCAGCAAACAGTGCATTGTCTGAAGTATTTGACTTTAGTAAATTAACGCCGTTCACAGCACCCTTCCTGAATCCTGATGGCTCCTATGCATATGCTTATTCCCGTTTCAATACAGGACATTTACCAACCTTAAATGCACGACTGGCCACAGGTGGTTATCAGAATGCAAAGAGAACGGATTACAATATCGTATTCAATGCTACCCAGCAACTGAATAAAATTACCGATGGTTTGTCCATCAGTGCCCGTATCGCCTATTCCAGCCAGGAGCAGTATACAAGAGGAACGGGTAACTTTGGTTCCATTCCTTCTTATCATTACGATCCTACTGATAAGTCTTATACCCTGAATCCTGCAGGTACGTATGTATTCTCCAATATTTACTATTCAGGGAATACCAATATCTATACAAATAATGTGAACCTGCAATTCTTTTCCAATTATGACCGCACCTTCAATCAAAAGCATCACGTAACTGGTTTGTTATTATTAAACCAGCAGTCACAAACCTATGATGCCTATGATAACCTGGATGCAGCTTCAGTAGGTGTGCCTGCAAAGTTTCAGGGTGTTTCCGGTTCAGCCAACTATGAATATGATGGCAAATACCTCGTGGATCTGAAAGCAGCATACAATGGTACAGATAGGTTTGCAGCAAGTCATCGCTTCGGTTTATTCCCGGCGATTGGTCTGGGTTATAACCTGTCTGGCGAAAAGTTCTTCAAAGAAGCATTCCCTGTATTCGGTCTCTTCAAGATCCGTGGTTCCTATGGGATCGTAGGCTCTGATGTGGCGCCCAATAACAGGTATATCTATGCCCAGAACTATATCCAGAATGGCAGTACGTATCCGTTCGGTGAATCTCCTTCCAACTATACCATGTTCTACGAAGGGAACCTCGCCAACAGCAATGTAGTTTGGGAGAAGCAAAAGGAAACTAACCTGGCGATTGATATCAATATGCTGAAGAATAACAAGCTTTCTGCTACCATCGAGGTGTTCAGGAATATTCGTTATGATCAGCTGATCGTGCCGAACAATGTACCTGATATCATTGGTGTGGGATTGCCTGCAGTGAACATTGGTCGTACACAGAACCAGGGTTTTGACGGTCAGATCGGGTATCATAGCAGTATTGGCAATGTACAGTGGGGCGCGAATTTCGTCTTCTCTTATGCAAAGAATAAGATCCTGTATCAGAGTGAAGCATCACCTGCTTATCCATGGTTATCACATACAGGGAAACCTTTGAATCAGCCATTCGGTTATCACTCATTGGGGTATTATACACAGGAGGATATTGATCATGTAAATGTCTACATGGCATCCAATGGTGGCAGTAATGCGGGAAACAAGACTGTAGCGGTACCAGACAATGGTTTGCCATTGCATGCGGGTGATTTGAAATACCAGGATCTGAACGGAGATGGTTTTATCAATGTGTTTGACCAGCGTGCCATCGGGCATCCAAACCTGCCTAATACGAATCTGGGTATGAACCTGCAGGCCAGTTACAAAGGTTTTAGTCTGAGTGTATTGTTACAGGGTTCTTTCAACTACAGTTTTATCATTACTGGCACAGGTATAGAACCTTTCATTGGTCAGTTCCAGCCGGTACATATGGAAGCCTGGACACCTGAGACTGCTGGCAGTGCAAAGTATCCAAGACTGACTACGAACAAATCATCTGTAAATAGTCCTACCTATTATCCATCTGATTACTGGTTAGTGAATGCACATTATATCCGTTTGAAGACAGTGGATCTGGGGTATCAGTTTCCTACGAAGATGCTGCCTTTTCACCTGAACAGTGCAAGGGTGTACATGAGTGCTTACAACCTGTTTACCTGGGATAACTATCGTAAATACCAGCAGGATCCTGAGATCAGTACGAATACTGCGGGTGATGCTTATATTAACCAGCGGGTGGTGAACTTAGGAGTACAATTAAGTCTGTAA